A window of the Lolium perenne isolate Kyuss_39 chromosome 7, Kyuss_2.0, whole genome shotgun sequence genome harbors these coding sequences:
- the LOC127315692 gene encoding uncharacterized mitochondrial protein AtMg00810-like, with amino-acid sequence MENCKSTSTPLVTTERLSRDTGASLGTEDSFRYRSIVGGLQYLTLARPDISFAVNKVCQFLSQPSEIHWEAVKRILRYVKGTLDTRLKFRKSSAMGISIFTDADWAGDVDDRRSTGGYAIFVGPNLVSWSSKKQPTVSRSSTEAEYKALANGAAETCA; translated from the coding sequence ATGGAGAATTGCAAGTCCACTTCTACACCTCTTGTGACGACAGAGCGTCTTTCTCGTGATACTGGTGCATCTTTAGGTACTGAAGATTCTTTCCGGTACCGTAGCATTGTTGGTGGTCTCCAGTATTTGACTCTCGCTCGCCCGGATATTTCTTTTGCTGTCAACAAAGTGTGTCAGTTTCTGTCTCAGCCTAGTGAGATACATTGGGAAGCTGTGAAGCGTATTCTGAGATATGTCAAAGGCACTTTGGACACAAGGCTGAAGTTTCGCAAATCTTCAGCTATGGGCATTAGTATATTTACAGATGCAGACTGGGCAGGTGATGTTGATGACCGTCGCTCCACTGGTGGGTACGCAATTTTTGTTGGACCTAACCTTGTGTCATGGAGCTCTAAGAAACAGCCTACTGTCTCAAGGTCCAGTACAGAGGCAGAGTATAAGGCTCTTGCAAATGGCGCTGCTGAAACTTGTGCGTAG